A single genomic interval of Sebastes umbrosus isolate fSebUmb1 chromosome 11, fSebUmb1.pri, whole genome shotgun sequence harbors:
- the zyx gene encoding zyxin: MEDSSSSKPVMVTSSLNFKVTTPSFYNQPKKFASVAPPRPKSLTPPSGPSPTPVGTAVIGRVGDLPPPPPSLCDDFPPPPPPPPLDDDLPAPPPDCQTTPPAFEAPPPAFPAPPPVADDLPLPAPPEESACPPSCPSPPPPPPPPPLPATGTSFPSAAGTPQRLVAKQTSFDQQLDTLTDLLSEMETRRPFNPKLPGQFSSAPAPKPPAPPPTAPKPALSFLPPPEMGDRPPPAPWAEELRARTNRQANHNSAPNSATQQFAKAPAVAPKSGFGGRPTTSSTSLAQKLTQNLNQNTTPMGVAPKPSPPFATSSFPPPPAAPPGPPAPPNNVATAPAANHIKSSPFASQVNANQNPPAAVPPPQPKMMASPPSSFNQPMKTPPASTSSPPGPVAIPGGGVPLNMREVEELERMTKDFIKDMDTHAPVITSPPTEVCGKCGEALSRTQPAVRAMNKLFHSNCFCCMSCHRPLQGMQFYDRDDAPQCEDCYVNSLAVCSRCGERITDRVLKAVGQCFHSHCFRCSTCSCSLEGAPFITDDNNNPYCVQDYHRRFSPLCVSCNEPIIPAPGSEETVRVVALDKNFHLKCYRCEDCARPLSIEADENGCYPLDGRILCMKCHTQHAQKAAQ, from the exons ATGGAGGACTCCAGTAGCAGCAAGCCGGTCATGGTGACATCCTCTCTGAACTTCAAAGTCACCACGCCGTCGTTCTACAACCAGCCAAAGAAGTTTGCCTCTGTGGCACCGCCACGGCCCAAAAGTCTGACGCCTCCCTCCGGTCCATCACCGACACCAGTAGGCACAGCCGTGATTGGTCGAGTGGGAGATCTGCCTCCGCCGCCCCCGTCGCTCTGTGATG ACttcccaccccctcctcctcctcctccactggaTGATGATTTGCCAGCCCCTCCCCCCGATTGCCAAACCACACCCCCTGCCTTTGAGGCCCCCCCTCCCGCCTTCCCCGCTCCACCTCCAGTGGCAGATGACCTGCCCCTCCCAGCTCCCCCTGAGGAGAGTGCCTGTCCGCCCTCCTGCccgtctccccctcctcccccaccccctccaccGCTCCCTGCCACCGGTACCAGTTTTCCCAGTGCTGCCGGAACGCCACAG AGACTGGTGGCGAAGCAGACGAGCTTCGATCAACAGCTCGACACTCTAACTGACTTGCTGTCTGAGATGGAGACCAGGAGACCTTTCAACCCCAAG TTGCCGGGCCAATTTTCTTCAGCACCAGCACCCAAGCCTCCAGCTCCTCCCCCGACCGCTCCTAAACCagctctctccttcctcccacCCCCTGAGATGGGAGACCGCCCGCCTCCAGCACCCTGGGCAGAAGAACTCAGAGCCAGAACAAACCGACAAGCCAATCACAACTCTGCACCAAACTCTGCTACTCAGCAATTTGCTAAGGCCCCGGCTGTGGCACCCAAGTCTGGTTTCGGAGGGAGACCGACGACATCATCAACATCTCTGGCACAAAAACTGACCCAGAATCTGAACCAGAACACCACCCCAATGGGCGTTGCACCAAAACCTTCCCCTCCCTTTGCCACCAGCTCCTTCCCTCCACCTCCCGCAGCTCCACCCGGACCTCCTGCTCCACCAAACAATGTGGCGACTGCCCCGGCCGCTAATCACATAAAGAGTTCTCCGTTTGCCAGTCAGGTGAATGCAAACCAAAACCCCCCTGCTGCTGTGCCTCCTCCTCAACCCAAGATGATGGCATCTCCCCCTTCCTCTTTTAACCAGCCAATGAAAACTCCTCCTGCATCAACG TCCTCTCCCCCTGGCCCAGTTGCTATCCCAGGTGGAGGCGTTCCTCTGAATATGAGGGaagtggaggagctggagagaaTGACCAAGGACTTCATTAAAGACATGGACACACACGCTCCTGTCATCACCTCCCCTCCTACAG AGGTCTGTGGGAAGTGTGGCGAGGCTCTGTCCCGCACCCAGCCAGCAGTGAGGGCCATGAATAAACTCTTCCACTCCAACTGCTTCTGTTGCATGAGCTGTCATCGCCCCCTGCAGGGCATGCAGTTCTATGACAGGGATGACGCGCCTCAGTGTGAGGACTGCTATGTG aaTTCCCTGGCAGTGTGTTCCCGATGTGGGGAGAGGATCACAGACCGCGTGCTGAAGGCGGTGGGCCAGTGTTTCCACTCCCACTGTTTCCGCTGCAGCACCTGTTCCTGCTCACTTGAGGGGGCGCCCTTCATCACTGATGACAACAACAACCCCTACTGTGTCCAGGATTACCACAG GCGTTTCTCCCCTCTGTGTGTGAGCTGTAATGAACCCATTATTCCAGCCCCGGGCAGCGAGGAGACAGTCAGGGTGGTGGCTCTTGACAAGAACTTCCACCTCAAGTGTTACCGTTGTGAG GATTGTGCTCGCCCTCTCTCCATAGAAGCGGATGAAAATGGCTGCTATCCACTGGATGGTAGGATCCTGTGTATGAAGTGCCACACCCAGCATGCCCAGAAGGCGGCGCAGTGA